In one window of Hevea brasiliensis isolate MT/VB/25A 57/8 chromosome 10, ASM3005281v1, whole genome shotgun sequence DNA:
- the LOC110640901 gene encoding transcription factor TGA1, whose amino-acid sequence MNSSSTQFVASGRMGMYEPIHQIGMWGENFKSNGISNASASIFIAGNLNSSQSILMAADTKLDNQSEDTSQGTLGPSSKYDLEASKPMDKVQRRLAQNREAARKSRLRKKAYVKQLESSCLKLIQLEQELERARHQGLYIGGAETSQMGFAGQIISGIATFEMEYGRWLEEQNKHIRNLRNAINTHLSDIELGVLVENGINHYSELFRMKAIAAKADVFYLMSGMWKSSAERFFLWIGGFRPSELLQVLKPQIEPLTDQQLLDVCNLKQSCQQAEDALSQGMEKLQQTLAETVAAGRLCEASHMPQMDTAMEKLEGLVRFVQQADHLRQITLQQMSLILTIRQAARGLLALGEYFERLRALSSLWVTSSREPA is encoded by the exons ATGAACTCTTCATCTACACAGTTTGTCGCCTCAGGAAGGATGGGTATGTATGAGCCTATCCATCAGATTGGTATGTGGGGAGAAAACTTTAAGAGTAACGGTATTTCAAATGCATCAGCATCAATTTTTATAGCGGGCAATCTAAATTCTTCTCAATCAATACTAATGGCAGCAGACACAAAGCTGGACAATCAG TCAGAAGATACTTCACAGGGTACTCTTGGGCCTTCTAGCAAATATGATCTAGAAGCAAGTAAACCAATGGATAAG GTACAAAGACGTCTtgcacaaaaccgtgaggctgctCGTAAAAGCCGTTTACGGAAAAAG GCTTATGTTAAGCAGTTAGAATCAAGTTGTTTAAAGCTGATTCAATTGGAGCAGGAGCTTGAAAGGGCTAGACATCAG GGTCTATATATTGGTGGAGCAGAAACTAGCCAGATGGGGTTTGCTGGACAAATAATCTCAG GTATTGCCACTTTTGAGATGGAGTATGGACGCTGGTTGGAAGAACAAAATAAACACATTCGCAATTTGAGAAACGCTATAAATACTCATTTAAGTGATATTGAGCTTGGCGTACTCGTAGAAAATGGCATAAACCACTACTCTGAACTTTTCCGAATGAAAGCAATTGCTGCTAAGGCTGATGTTTTCTATCTCATGTCTGGAATGTGGAAATCATCAGCAGAAAGGTTTTTCTTGTGGATAGGAGGATTTCGGCCTTCAGAGCTGCTTCAG GTTCTCAAGCCTCAGATTGAGCCCTTGACAGACCAACAACTTTTGGATGTCTGTAACCTTAAACAATCATGCCAGCAGGCAGAAGATGCTCTTTCACAAGGTATGGAAAAACTCCAACAAACTCTTGCTGAGACTGTAGCAGCTGGTCGATTGTGTGAAGCAAGTCATATGCCACAGATGGATACTGCAATGGAGAAGTTGGAAGGTCTGGTCCGCTTTGTTCAACAG GCTGACCATCTTCGCCAGATAACTCTGCAGCAAATGTCGCTGATATTAACAATACGTCAAGCAGCTCGAGGTCTGCTTGCCTTAGGGGAGTACTTCGAACGACTACGAGCTTTGAGCTCACTTTGGGTTACTAGTTCTCGTGAGCCTGCCTAG